A portion of the Parasteatoda tepidariorum isolate YZ-2023 chromosome 5, CAS_Ptep_4.0, whole genome shotgun sequence genome contains these proteins:
- the LOC107454242 gene encoding uncharacterized protein, which yields MYPARLPDGRIKPPFGPPDCPWKSVSPGSSISENAVEFGKLNGDQVYIGRVYDNDCWLIGTAVPSKGVCHYLSRNAELKSTDSYDVLTCDCGNPLEFESPDFESNLLFVAGGNEDHCLYAARVVDGENTYIGWVDKKIRVANLPRDPSVGPNQVKENFGVLNHKLLDRLCVCPMPPPYSY from the exons ATGTACCCTGCACGTTTACCTGACGGAAGAATTAAac CTCCATTTGGTCCTCCTGATTGTCCATGGAAATCTGTAAGTCCTGGTAGCAGCATATCTGAAAATGCTGTAGAGTTTGGAAAGCTGAATGGAGATCAAGTCTACATTGGAAGAGTTTATGATAATGACTGTTGGCTGATTGGTACTGCTGTTCCTTCAAAAGGTGTCTGCCATTACTTGAGCAGAAATGCTGAACTCAAATCTACAGATTCCTATGAC GTACTTACATGCGACTGTGGAAATCCTTTAGAATTTGAGTCACCAGATTTTGAAAGTAATCTATTATTCGTTGCTGGCGGGAATGAAGACCACTGTCTGTATGCAGCTCGGGTAGTTGATGGAGAAAATACGTACATAGGTTGGGTGGATAAAAAAATTCGTGTTGCCAACCTTCCAAGAGATCCATCTGTTGGACCCAATCAAGTTAAAGAAAACTTTGGGGTCTTAAATCACAAGCTCCTTGACCGTCTATGCGTTTGTCCAATGCCCCCACCTTATTCTTATTGA